CACCAGCCAGGGAGCGGTCGCCACCACCACGACCACCACGCCCACGACGGCCATGGCGATCGAGGCCCACAGCGAGACCGCCCGGTCGTGCCGGTCGAGCAGCACCGGCCCGACGATCCGTCCCACGGTCATCGCGGTCACGAAGGTGGCGAAGCCGGCGACCGCCATCCAGCGCTCCGCGTCGTGCCCCCGCTCCAGTGCGAGGGCCAGCCAGTCGTTGGCCGTGCCCTCGGTCATCGCCAGGCCGAGCACCATCACGCCGATGAGCAGCGTGCGCGGCTCGCGCCAGGCGTCCCGGGCACGCATCCCGCCGCCCGACTCCGCGCCGACGTCGACGGGGCCGGTGAGGAAGCCGCCCACCGTCCCGAGGCTCACGCCGACGACCAGGGCGATCCCGACCAGCAGGTGCGGCAGCACCGGCAGGCCGAGCTTGACCAGCCCTGCCCCGACCAGCGCGCCCCCCACCGTGCCCAGGCTGTACGCCGCGTGGAAGCGCGGCATGATCGTGCGCCCGAGCCGCCGCTCGACCTCGGCGCCCTCGACGTTCATCGCGACGTCCCAGACGCCGAACCCCGCACCGAAGAAGAACAGGCCGATCCCGGTCAGCGGGGTGGACCCGAGGACCCCGATCCCGGACGCCATGAGGGCGGCGCCGAAGGCGTTGAGCAGCGTGCCCGCCTGGACGACGCGTCGGGGGCCGAACAGCTGGATGGTGCGGCCCGAGGTGCTCATCGACAGCAACGCACCGGTCGAGGCGCAGAGCAGGAGCAGGCCGAGCGCGCGGTCGTCGAGGTCGAGACGGTCCGCGGCGTCGGGCAGTCGCGAGACCCAGGTCGAGAAGGACACGCCGCTGACCAGGAAGGAGGCCAGGACCGCGTTGCGCGCCCGCCTGGTGCGCAGGGTGTCGGTGGCGGAGGCGGTCACGTCACCCAGCCTGACACCCCCGGTCAGGCGTGGTGACCCCGGCTCTCGAGCTCGGCGACGATGGCCGGGACGACCTCGTGCATGTCCCCGACGACCGCGTAGGTGGCCTTGGTCATCATCGGCGCCTCGGCGTCGGTGTTGATCGCCAGGATGACCTTGGACGAGGCGCAGCCGGCCCAGTGCTGGATGGCGCCGCTGATGCCGCACGGGATGTAGACCTCGGGCGAGATCCGCGACCCGGTCTGGCCGATCTGCTCGTGGTGCGGGCGCCAGCCCAGGCTGGTCACCACACGTGAGACGCCCAGCTCACCGCCCAGGATCCTCGCCAGGTCGCTCACCGGCCCGAACCCCTGCGGGCCTCCGGCGCCGCGGCCGGCACCGACCACGACCCGCGCGGACTTCAGCCCGGCGGAGTGGTCGGGGCCCGCCTGCTCGACCGACACCACGCGCGCCACGCGCGCGACCTCGGGCACGTCGACCTCGTGCTCGGTGAGCGAGGGGTCGGACGGCGAGGCCGCAGGGACGGGGGCGACGGCGTGACCGGCCAGCGAGAGGACCACCGGGATCCCCTCGACGCGGGTCTCCTCGAGCACCGAGCCACCCATCACCTGCCGGTGGACGACGACGGGGTCGGCGGAGGTCAGGGCCACCACGTTGGCGGCGAAGGGGACCTCGCGCTCGGCCGCGAGGTGCGCGAGCACCTCGTTGCCCCGCTCGGTGCCCGCGGCGAGGACGACCTCCGCCGCGGTCGCCTTCTGCACCGCCGACACCCCGGCCGCCCAGGCGGCACCGCCGTAGGTCTCCGACGCGGCCCCGGTCACCAGGTGGACGGCGTCCACGCCGTAGGCCGTGAGCTGGTCGACCGCCTCCTCGGACGGCTCCCCGAGGACGACGACGTGCACCTCACCGGCACCGACGGGGTGCTCGCGGGCGAAGGTGACCGCCTCCCGCGAGACCTCGGTGAGGCCGGAGGCGTCCAGCTCGACGAGCACGAGGGTCATCGCGCCACTCCCAGTTTCTCGAGCAGGTCGACCACGGCGCCCGCTGCCTGCTTGCCCTCACCGAGCACCACCACGCTGCTCGGCTGCGCGGGCGGCAGGAGCAGACGCACCCTGCCCGGCCCGACCGGGTCGGCCGACGGCACCCGCCGCTCGACCTCGACCTTCTTGGCCTTCATCCGCCCGGTGATCGTCGGGTAGCGCGGCTCCACGCCGCCCTCGAGGATCGTGGCGACCGCCGGCGTCGGCACGCGGTAGGTCTCGCGGCCCTCCGGTCCCTCCCCGTGGGCGACGACGGCGTCGCCGTCGGCGCTCACCTCGGTGACGCCGTTGACCACCGGTCGCCCGAGCGCGTGCGCGACCCGGATGCCGACCTGGTGGTCGCCGGTGTCGGCCGCGTCGTTGCCCAGCAGCACCAGGTCGTACGCCGTCCCGGCCGCCTCGTGGTCACGCACGACCGCCGCGATCTCCCGGGCGACGTCCGAGGGGCCGAAGGCGGAGGAGTCCGCCTCGACGAGCACGGCCGCGGTGCACCCCACGCCGAGGGCGGCCCGGAGCTGGTCCACCGCGTCGGCGGACCCGAGCGTCATCACCGTCGCCGTGCCGCCGGTCGCGCCGGCGACCTCGATCGCGATCTCGACCGCGCACTCCTCGTGGGCGCTGGTCGTGTAGCCGACGTAGCGCGCGTCGACCTCCTGCGCGTCGGCGGTCAGCAGCACCTCCCCGGAGGTCTCCGGGACGCGCTTGACGCACACCAGGACGTTCACGACAGCACCCGCTCGTTGGCCGGGTCGAGCAGCGGGGTGGCGTCGACCGCGGCCACGACGACCGGGTAGAGCTCCTCCATGTAGGAGACCGCCAGCTCGGTGCCCACCTGCGCCTGCTCGGGCGGCAGGTAGGCCATCAGCAGGTGCTTGCCGAGGCTCGGGGCGGACCCTGCCGTGGTGACGTAGGGGTGGTGGCCGTGGCCGTCGGTCAGCGTGCCGCCGTCGCGCGTCAGGATCGGCTCGCCGCCGAGCATGTAGCGCTTCTGGCCGCTCGCCGAGGTGTGGTCCTCGACCGTGAGCGTGCACAGCACGGAGACCGGCGAGGACTCCCGCTGGGCGAGGTAGGCGTCCCGACCGACGAAGTCGGCGGCCTTGACCTTGGGCCGCTGCATCCCGGCCTCGACGATCGTGCGCTCCGCGTCGAGCTCGTAGCCGTAGGCGCGGTAGCCCTTCTCCAGGCGGCCGGTCGTGCCGTAGACGCCGATGCCGACCGGGACGAGGCCGTGCTCCTGCCCCGCCGCGGTGAGCGCGTCCCACAGCGCGAGCGCGTCGCCCATCGGGACGTAGAGCTCCCAGCCCAGCTCGCCGACGTAGGAGATCCGCGAGGCCAGGACCGTGATGCCCTGCACGTCGATCTCGCGGCAGGTGAGGAAGCCGAAGCCCTCGCGGGAGACGTCGTCGGAGGTGACCGCCGCCAGGATGTCGCGCGCGCGCGGGCCCCACAGCCCGATCGTCGAGACCTCGTCGGTGCGGTCGGTCAGCGTCGTGCCGGCCGGCACGTGCCTGGCGAACCACGCCCGGTCGGCCATCCCGTGCGCGCCGCCGGTGACCACGCGGAAGTGGTCGTCACCGAGCCGCATCACGGTGAGGTCGGACCGGAAGCCGCCCTTGGCGTCGAGCACGGGGGTGTAGATCACCTTGCCGACGGCCACGTCGCACTGCGCGACGCAGGTGCGCTGCACCGCGTCGAGCGCACCGGGTCCCTCGATGTCGAACACCGCGAAGGCGGTCAGGTCGATCATCCCGGCGCGCTCGCGCATCGCGAGGTGCTCGGCGTTGATGATCGGGGACCACCAGCGCGAGTCCCACTCGTGCTCGCGGGGCATCACGCGGTCGCCGTACTCCTCGAGCAGCGGGGCGTTGGAGGCGTACCAGAACGGGCGCTCCCAGCCGACGGTCTCGAAGAACTCCGCGCCGAGCTCCTTCTCCCGCTCGTACATCGGCGAGGTCCGCTGGGGCCGGTCGGAGGAGTACTGCTCGGCGGGGTGGACGATCCCGTAGGTCTTGTTGAACGCCTCCGACGCGCGGAGCCGGGTGTGCTCGCGACGCTTCTGGTGCGTGTAGAAGCGCGACATGTCGCTGTGGGAGATGTCGATCTCGCTGTGGCCGTGGGTCATCAGCTCGGCGACCGCGCGCCCGACGCCCGGCCCCTCCTTGATCCAGACCGCGGCCGCGACCCACAGCCCCTCGACCTCGCTCTCCCCGAGGATCGGCCAGCCGTCGCAGGTCAGCGACAGCAGCCCGTTGATCGCGTAGCGGATCTCCGCTCCCTCGCCGCCGAGCAGCTCCGGCATCAGCTCGAGCGCCTGCTCCAGCTGGGGGTCGAAGTCCTCCTCGGTGAAGGGCATCTCGGTCGGCGACAGCCTGGCCTGCTCGATGCTCGGGATGTCCTCCGGCTCGTGGAGGATCGGCCGGTGGGCGTAGGAGCCGACCTCCATGTCGGCGCCGTGCTGACGCTCGTAGCAGAAGGTGTCCATGTCGCGCACGATCGGGAAGGAGATCTCGCCCTCGCGCTCGGCCAGCTGGGCGCACGGGCCGACCGAGATCATCTGGTGCACGGCGGGCGTCAGCGGGATCGAGACCCCGGCCATGTCGCCGATCTTGGGGCTCCACACGCCGGAGGCGATGACCACGCAGTCGGCGGTGATGTCGCCCTTGTCGGTGCGCACCCGGCGGATGTGGCCGTCCTCCACGTCGAGCGCGGTGACCTCGACGTTGGGCACCGTGACGAGCACGCCCTTCTCGACCGCGCCCTCGCGCATGATCGTGCCGGCGCGCAGCGAGTCGACGACGCCGACCGACGGCGTCCAGAAGGCGCCGACGATCTGGTCGGTGTCGAGGAAGGGCACCTTGTCGGCGACGAAGTCCTTGTCGACCAGGGCCGACTCGATGCCCCACGCCTTGGCGCTCGACATGCGCCGGCGCAGCTCCTCCATGCGCTCCTCGGTGCGGGCGACCTCGAAGCCGCCGGACTCGGTGAAGACCCCCATCTCCTTGTACTGCCGCACGGAGTCGAGCGTCAGGTCCGTGATCTCGCGGGAGTGGTCCACCGGGAAGATGAAGTTCGAGGCGTGACCGGTCGAGCCGCCGGGGTTGGGCAGCGGGCCCTGGTCGATCTGCACGATGTCGGTCCAGCCGAGCTGGGCGAGGTGGTGGACGAGGCTGTTGCCGACGATGCCGGCACCGATGACCACGACCTGGGCGGAGGAGGGCAGCTCAGCCATCTCTGGGCCTTTCCGAACTGTTGCGTATGACGCAACGGATGTGCGTGATGCGAGACGGGATCAGTCTCGGTCCGGCTCCCGCGGGTGTCAAGGACCGGCGCCGGGCCGCCCCACGCAGCACGACGCCGGTCCGGGTGCGCCGGACCGGCGTCGTGCGTCGTGAGGAGGTGCCCTCCCGGGCGAGGGGGCCTCAGCCCTGGAGCCAGGAGTCGACCTTGTCGCCGTTGTCCGCGATCCACTTCTGGGCGGCGGCGTCGGGCGTCATCTTGTCGATGGTGATGTACTTCGCGATCAGGTTCTGCTCGTCGTTGCTGATCTTGAAGTTGTTCACCAGGTCCGGCGCCGTGGAGTCGGAGTCCATGAACTTCGTGGACGCGACCTTCTTGATCGTGGTCTCGGCGTAGTCGCAGGCGACCTTGGCCTTGTCCTTGTCACAGCCCTCCTTGTACGGCGGGAGCTTGACCCGGTCGAGCTTGACCACCGCGTGGAGGTACTGCGGCTCGTAGAAGTAGCCGATCAGCCACTGCTTCTTCTGCTGGGCCTTCTCGAACGCGGCGACCGACGCAGTCTCGCCGCCGGAGAACACCACCTTGAAGTTGAGGC
This genomic window from Nocardioides marmoribigeumensis contains:
- a CDS encoding MFS transporter, whose translation is MTASATDTLRTRRARNAVLASFLVSGVSFSTWVSRLPDAADRLDLDDRALGLLLLCASTGALLSMSTSGRTIQLFGPRRVVQAGTLLNAFGAALMASGIGVLGSTPLTGIGLFFFGAGFGVWDVAMNVEGAEVERRLGRTIMPRFHAAYSLGTVGGALVGAGLVKLGLPVLPHLLVGIALVVGVSLGTVGGFLTGPVDVGAESGGGMRARDAWREPRTLLIGVMVLGLAMTEGTANDWLALALERGHDAERWMAVAGFATFVTAMTVGRIVGPVLLDRHDRAVSLWASIAMAVVGVVVVVVATAPWLVFVGIVVWGLGSSLGFPVGMSAAADDPARAAARVSVVSLIGYLAFLVGPPLIGFVGHEVGTLDALLTLLLVLVPAALCVPAARRLRPGR
- a CDS encoding electron transfer flavoprotein subunit beta/FixA family protein; translated protein: MNVLVCVKRVPETSGEVLLTADAQEVDARYVGYTTSAHEECAVEIAIEVAGATGGTATVMTLGSADAVDQLRAALGVGCTAAVLVEADSSAFGPSDVAREIAAVVRDHEAAGTAYDLVLLGNDAADTGDHQVGIRVAHALGRPVVNGVTEVSADGDAVVAHGEGPEGRETYRVPTPAVATILEGGVEPRYPTITGRMKAKKVEVERRVPSADPVGPGRVRLLLPPAQPSSVVVLGEGKQAAGAVVDLLEKLGVAR
- a CDS encoding electron transfer flavoprotein subunit alpha/FixB family protein codes for the protein MTLVLVELDASGLTEVSREAVTFAREHPVGAGEVHVVVLGEPSEEAVDQLTAYGVDAVHLVTGAASETYGGAAWAAGVSAVQKATAAEVVLAAGTERGNEVLAHLAAEREVPFAANVVALTSADPVVVHRQVMGGSVLEETRVEGIPVVLSLAGHAVAPVPAASPSDPSLTEHEVDVPEVARVARVVSVEQAGPDHSAGLKSARVVVGAGRGAGGPQGFGPVSDLARILGGELGVSRVVTSLGWRPHHEQIGQTGSRISPEVYIPCGISGAIQHWAGCASSKVILAINTDAEAPMMTKATYAVVGDMHEVVPAIVAELESRGHHA
- a CDS encoding GcvT family protein — encoded protein: MAELPSSAQVVVIGAGIVGNSLVHHLAQLGWTDIVQIDQGPLPNPGGSTGHASNFIFPVDHSREITDLTLDSVRQYKEMGVFTESGGFEVARTEERMEELRRRMSSAKAWGIESALVDKDFVADKVPFLDTDQIVGAFWTPSVGVVDSLRAGTIMREGAVEKGVLVTVPNVEVTALDVEDGHIRRVRTDKGDITADCVVIASGVWSPKIGDMAGVSIPLTPAVHQMISVGPCAQLAEREGEISFPIVRDMDTFCYERQHGADMEVGSYAHRPILHEPEDIPSIEQARLSPTEMPFTEEDFDPQLEQALELMPELLGGEGAEIRYAINGLLSLTCDGWPILGESEVEGLWVAAAVWIKEGPGVGRAVAELMTHGHSEIDISHSDMSRFYTHQKRREHTRLRASEAFNKTYGIVHPAEQYSSDRPQRTSPMYEREKELGAEFFETVGWERPFWYASNAPLLEEYGDRVMPREHEWDSRWWSPIINAEHLAMRERAGMIDLTAFAVFDIEGPGALDAVQRTCVAQCDVAVGKVIYTPVLDAKGGFRSDLTVMRLGDDHFRVVTGGAHGMADRAWFARHVPAGTTLTDRTDEVSTIGLWGPRARDILAAVTSDDVSREGFGFLTCREIDVQGITVLASRISYVGELGWELYVPMGDALALWDALTAAGQEHGLVPVGIGVYGTTGRLEKGYRAYGYELDAERTIVEAGMQRPKVKAADFVGRDAYLAQRESSPVSVLCTLTVEDHTSASGQKRYMLGGEPILTRDGGTLTDGHGHHPYVTTAGSAPSLGKHLLMAYLPPEQAQVGTELAVSYMEELYPVVVAAVDATPLLDPANERVLS